A part of Nitrospirota bacterium genomic DNA contains:
- the nuoH gene encoding NADH-quinone oxidoreductase subunit NuoH, with amino-acid sequence MSPVLIQLGVIVAILAALTIVSAGLIWLERRLLALWQDRYGPNRVGPFGLLQVVADMIKIFFKEDWVPPFADKPVFVLAPAVIMITTFLSFAVIPFAPGVRVVDLNVGLLFFLAMSSLGVYSVVLAGWASNSKYALLGGLRGAAQMLSYEVFMGISLMGVVMLAGSFDLGQIVDAQRGLWFVIPQFAGFVIFLIAGVAETHRLPFDLPEAENELVAGFHAEYSGLKFGMFFVGEYLGITLISAMITTLFFGGWLGPFLPPLAWFMVKTFLFICLFILLRASLPRLRFDQLMAFGWKVMLPLVLLNLLVTGAVLLARG; translated from the coding sequence ATGAGCCCCGTTCTGATCCAGCTTGGCGTGATCGTCGCAATTCTGGCCGCGCTCACGATCGTCAGCGCCGGGCTTATCTGGCTCGAGCGCAGGCTGCTCGCGCTTTGGCAGGACCGCTACGGACCGAACCGGGTCGGGCCCTTCGGCCTGCTGCAGGTCGTTGCCGACATGATCAAGATCTTCTTCAAGGAGGACTGGGTCCCGCCCTTCGCGGACAAGCCCGTGTTCGTTCTCGCGCCGGCCGTCATCATGATCACGACCTTCCTGTCCTTTGCGGTCATCCCCTTCGCGCCCGGTGTGCGCGTGGTGGACCTCAACGTGGGCCTGCTGTTCTTCCTGGCCATGTCTTCCCTGGGGGTCTACAGCGTCGTGCTCGCGGGCTGGGCCTCGAACAGCAAGTACGCGCTGCTCGGCGGACTGCGCGGAGCGGCCCAGATGCTGAGCTACGAGGTGTTCATGGGCATCTCGCTCATGGGCGTCGTCATGCTCGCCGGTTCCTTCGACCTGGGCCAGATCGTCGATGCGCAGAGGGGCCTCTGGTTCGTCATCCCCCAATTTGCGGGCTTCGTGATCTTCCTGATCGCCGGCGTCGCCGAAACGCACCGCCTTCCCTTTGACCTGCCCGAGGCTGAGAACGAGCTCGTGGCGGGGTTCCACGCGGAATATTCGGGGCTCAAGTTCGGCATGTTCTTCGTTGGAGAATACCTGGGCATCACGCTCATCTCGGCCATGATCACGACGCTTTTCTTCGGCGGGTGGCTGGGGCCCTTCCTTCCGCCCCTGGCCTGGTTCATGGTGAAGACCTTTCTCTTCATCTGCCTGTTCATCCTGCTCCGCGCGTCGCTGCCGCGCCTCCGGTTCGACCAGCTGATGGCGTTCGGATGGAAGGTGATGCTGCCCCTGGTCCTGCTCAATCTGCTCGTGACGGGCGCGGTCCTTTTGGCGAGGGGATAA
- the nuoI gene encoding NADH-quinone oxidoreductase subunit NuoI has translation MISIIRTIGGILMHMFRKRVTILYPEKQQRLPARWRGRIILSRDAAGNERCVACYLCAVACPVDCISLQTAVDETGRRYPAFFRINFSRCIFCGYCEEACPTYAIQLTPDYEMCEYRRPSLVYEKEDLLISGQGKYHGYDFYDVAGIGIKGKDKGEGIEEKPPVDTRSLLP, from the coding sequence ATGATCAGCATCATCAGAACGATCGGCGGCATCCTGATGCACATGTTCCGGAAGCGGGTGACCATCCTGTATCCGGAAAAGCAGCAGCGGCTCCCGGCCCGGTGGCGCGGCCGGATCATCCTGTCCCGGGACGCCGCCGGCAACGAGCGCTGCGTCGCGTGCTATCTCTGCGCCGTCGCCTGCCCCGTTGACTGCATCTCTCTCCAGACCGCCGTCGATGAGACGGGCAGGCGGTATCCCGCGTTCTTCCGGATCAATTTCTCGCGCTGCATCTTCTGCGGATACTGCGAGGAGGCATGCCCGACTTACGCGATCCAGCTCACGCCGGACTACGAGATGTGCGAGTACCGCAGGCCCTCCCTCGTGTACGAGAAGGAGGACCTCCTGATCAGCGGCCAAGGCAAGTATCACGGGTATGATTTCTACGACGTTGCCGGCATCGGCATCAAGGGAAAGGACAAGGGCGAAGGCATCGAGGAGAAGCCCCCGGTGGACACCCGGTCGCTGCTGCCCTGA
- the nuoJ gene encoding NADH-quinone oxidoreductase subunit J produces MIDLFYLSGLVAALSTLLVIIQKNAVHALLYLIVSLLAVATAFLSAGAPFAAALEIIIYAGAIMVLFVFVIMMLNMGPEAALQESQWLRPSAWAGPSFLALVLLGELILTITSGQAGVSSSRVMGPKQVGIALFGPYVLGVELASILLLAGLVGAYHLGRPHKD; encoded by the coding sequence ATGATTGACCTGTTCTATCTGTCGGGCCTGGTGGCCGCCCTCTCTACGCTCCTGGTCATCATCCAGAAGAATGCGGTGCATGCCCTCCTGTACCTTATCGTGTCGCTGCTCGCCGTGGCGACGGCGTTCCTTTCCGCGGGAGCTCCCTTTGCAGCGGCCCTGGAGATCATCATCTACGCCGGGGCCATCATGGTGCTCTTCGTTTTCGTCATCATGATGCTGAACATGGGGCCGGAGGCTGCTCTGCAGGAGTCCCAGTGGCTCAGGCCCTCAGCGTGGGCGGGGCCGTCGTTCCTTGCGCTCGTCCTGCTGGGAGAGCTCATCCTCACGATAACGAGCGGCCAGGCCGGGGTGTCCTCGAGCCGCGTCATGGGACCGAAGCAGGTCGGCATCGCCCTGTTCGGACCCTATGTGCTGGGCGTCGAGCTGGCGTCCATCCTGCTGCTTGCGGGACTGGTAGGCGCCTACCATCTCGGCAGGCCGCACAAGGATTGA
- the nuoK gene encoding NADH-quinone oxidoreductase subunit NuoK — translation MSTIPLEHGLMLASLLFALGLVGVLVRRNIVFMLMSIEIMLNAAGLAFVMAGSHWGQPDGQVMFIFILAMAAAEVSVGLALVLQLYHRFNTLDSDAASRMKG, via the coding sequence ATCTCAACCATACCCTTGGAGCACGGCCTCATGCTGGCGTCACTGCTGTTCGCGCTCGGCCTCGTCGGCGTGCTCGTGAGAAGGAACATCGTCTTCATGCTCATGTCCATCGAGATCATGCTGAACGCGGCCGGCCTCGCCTTCGTCATGGCCGGGTCGCACTGGGGCCAGCCCGACGGCCAGGTCATGTTCATTTTCATTCTTGCCATGGCTGCCGCCGAGGTATCCGTGGGGCTGGCGCTCGTGCTGCAGCTCTACCACCGGTTCAACACGCTGGACAGCGATGCGGCAAGCAGGATGAAAGGATAG
- the nuoL gene encoding NADH-quinone oxidoreductase subunit L, whose protein sequence is MQDLLFLIPALPFAGFLILALVGGRLPKAGVTAVGVGSVALSALLSLLIGVRFMVSPFAGHVLRQTIRTWVPLDGYAGGFSFLLDPLSLVMVLVITVVGFLIHLYSSEFMDNEEGYSRFFAYMNLFVGSMLTLVLADNLLLLYLGWEGVGVCSYLLIGFWYRDPANGAAARKAFIVTRIGDTAMALGLFLLFNELGTLDIQPLMQAASQRWPVGSPSATLAAALLLGGAIGKSAQLPLQTWLPDAMAGPTPVSALIHAATMVTAGVYLIARTHVLFTLAPQVQHAVAVIGAITLLVAGFSALAQKDIKRVLAYSTISQIGYMFLALGVGAWSAALFHFMTHAFFKALLFLAAGVVILAQRHEHDMFSMGGLAKRLPFTFWTFLVGAASLSALPLVTAGFYSKDLILGETLSSPAGGTWLWAAGLAGAFITALYAFRMVFVTFFGEAKIEISRVPKIRMALPLAVLAVLSIVGGFVNLPETLGNLPLFSTFLAPVFGDVAAAHHPGGTEIASQIAASAVSLAGILAAIVVYLWIPRSAERIAKNQAMSALRAFWFSGWGFDRLYDAVLVRPFLWVARTNRNDFVDSWYSAVASVNRELHALLSRSQTGNIRWYAAALAAGAVVYLGIVIFLR, encoded by the coding sequence ATGCAAGATCTTCTCTTCCTCATACCCGCCCTGCCCTTCGCCGGGTTCCTCATCCTGGCGCTGGTCGGAGGCCGTCTGCCGAAAGCGGGGGTGACCGCAGTCGGCGTCGGCTCTGTCGCCTTGTCCGCATTGCTGTCCCTGCTGATCGGGGTGCGGTTCATGGTCTCGCCCTTTGCGGGCCATGTTCTGCGCCAAACAATCCGGACGTGGGTGCCTCTCGACGGGTACGCCGGCGGTTTTTCATTCCTGCTCGACCCGCTCTCGCTCGTCATGGTCCTCGTGATCACCGTGGTCGGGTTCCTGATCCACCTCTATTCCTCGGAGTTCATGGACAACGAGGAGGGCTACAGCCGCTTCTTCGCCTACATGAACCTGTTCGTCGGCTCGATGCTCACGCTCGTGCTAGCCGACAACCTGCTGCTGCTCTACCTCGGATGGGAGGGCGTCGGGGTCTGCAGCTATCTTCTCATCGGCTTCTGGTACCGGGACCCCGCGAACGGAGCGGCCGCGCGCAAGGCCTTCATCGTGACCCGCATCGGGGACACGGCAATGGCGCTCGGGCTGTTCCTGCTGTTCAACGAGCTGGGCACGCTGGACATCCAGCCGCTGATGCAGGCCGCTTCTCAAAGGTGGCCCGTTGGCTCGCCTTCTGCAACGCTCGCCGCGGCGCTCCTGCTCGGCGGCGCGATCGGCAAGTCGGCGCAGCTCCCGCTCCAGACCTGGCTGCCGGACGCCATGGCCGGCCCCACCCCGGTCAGTGCCTTGATCCATGCCGCCACCATGGTAACCGCCGGCGTGTATCTGATCGCCCGCACCCACGTGCTGTTCACGCTGGCGCCGCAGGTGCAGCATGCCGTCGCCGTGATCGGAGCGATCACGCTCCTGGTCGCCGGCTTCAGCGCCCTCGCCCAGAAGGACATCAAGCGGGTCCTGGCCTATTCCACGATCAGCCAGATCGGCTATATGTTCCTGGCCCTCGGCGTCGGCGCATGGTCGGCCGCCCTGTTCCACTTCATGACCCACGCGTTCTTCAAGGCACTGCTGTTCCTCGCTGCGGGCGTCGTGATCCTCGCCCAGCGCCATGAACACGACATGTTCAGTATGGGAGGTCTGGCAAAGAGGCTGCCGTTCACGTTCTGGACCTTCCTCGTCGGAGCGGCGTCGCTCTCGGCCCTGCCACTCGTCACCGCCGGCTTCTACAGCAAGGACCTGATCCTGGGGGAGACCCTGTCCTCGCCCGCGGGCGGCACCTGGCTCTGGGCGGCAGGCCTTGCCGGCGCATTCATCACCGCCCTCTACGCCTTCCGCATGGTCTTCGTGACCTTCTTCGGCGAGGCGAAGATCGAGATCAGCCGCGTCCCGAAAATCCGGATGGCACTGCCGCTCGCGGTCCTCGCGGTGCTGTCGATCGTGGGCGGGTTCGTGAACCTTCCCGAAACGCTCGGCAATCTCCCGCTCTTTTCAACGTTCCTGGCGCCTGTCTTCGGGGACGTCGCTGCAGCGCACCATCCAGGCGGCACGGAGATCGCTTCCCAGATCGCTGCTTCAGCCGTGTCCCTCGCGGGAATCCTCGCTGCGATCGTCGTCTACCTCTGGATACCGCGGTCCGCGGAACGCATCGCAAAGAACCAGGCTATGAGCGCGCTCCGCGCATTCTGGTTCTCGGGCTGGGGCTTCGATCGGCTCTATGACGCGGTCCTGGTCAGGCCCTTCCTCTGGGTCGCGCGCACGAACAGGAACGATTTCGTCGATTCCTGGTATTCCGCCGTGGCGTCTGTCAACCGGGAACTTCATGCCCTGTTGAGCCGCAGTCAAACGGGAAACATCCGCTGGTATGCGGCGGCCCTTGCAGCCGGCGCCGTAGTGTACCTGGGAATCGTCATCTTTTTGCGGTAA
- a CDS encoding NADH-quinone oxidoreductase subunit M — translation MILAWLIFILVLGGLAAWVLGRWSGMAARWVSLAALVTDTVLLAVVWRDATASLTLSGGAWLVELYGAWIPQFGINIHLALDGLSLVLVALTLFLGILSVLCSWTEVRERVGFFHLNLMAILAGIVGVFLSLDLFLFYFFWELMLVPMYFLISIWGHENRVYASLKFFIFTQAGGLFMLLSILGLYFIHGSATGLYTFDYSLLVKSSLPHGASFLLMLGFLVSFLVKLPAFPFHPWLPDAHTEAPTAGSVILAGLLLKTGAYGMLRFVLPLFPQAAVAISPIMLVLAVIGILYGAVLAFAQSDLKRLVAYTSVSHMGFVLLGIFAGTMTALQGVVMQMLAHGVSTGALFIIVGLIQERLHTRDMDRMGGLWTLAPRLGGMALVFGLASLGLPGFGNFVAEFMVLLGTFRADRVATALAAAGLVLSAVYALWMIQQTFQGERRGTDAVPDLSVRETAVLGVMVIAIFWLGLSPGPVLKTAGPALRPAQYLPAPGQPIDARQDLRQERPDGPQPAGERTGRIL, via the coding sequence ATGATCCTTGCATGGTTGATCTTCATATTGGTTCTCGGCGGTCTTGCGGCATGGGTCCTGGGCCGCTGGAGCGGCATGGCCGCCCGGTGGGTTTCGCTCGCGGCGCTTGTCACAGATACGGTGCTGCTCGCGGTAGTCTGGCGTGATGCAACCGCATCGCTCACTCTTTCCGGGGGCGCGTGGCTCGTGGAGCTGTACGGCGCCTGGATCCCCCAGTTCGGCATCAACATCCACCTTGCCCTGGACGGCCTGAGCCTTGTCCTCGTCGCCCTCACGCTGTTCCTCGGCATCCTGTCCGTTCTCTGTTCCTGGACCGAGGTCCGCGAGCGCGTCGGCTTCTTCCATTTGAACCTGATGGCCATCCTGGCCGGCATCGTGGGCGTCTTTCTCTCCCTCGACCTGTTCCTGTTCTATTTCTTCTGGGAACTGATGCTCGTGCCCATGTACTTTCTGATCAGCATCTGGGGCCACGAGAACCGGGTCTACGCCTCGCTCAAGTTCTTCATCTTTACGCAGGCAGGCGGACTGTTCATGCTGCTCTCCATCCTTGGCCTCTACTTCATCCACGGCAGTGCAACGGGCCTTTACACCTTTGATTATTCCCTGCTGGTCAAGTCTTCGCTCCCCCACGGGGCGTCGTTCCTGCTGATGCTGGGGTTCCTGGTCTCCTTCCTGGTCAAGCTTCCGGCATTCCCCTTCCATCCGTGGCTTCCCGACGCGCACACGGAAGCGCCCACGGCCGGCAGCGTGATCCTTGCGGGGCTGCTGCTCAAGACAGGGGCCTATGGCATGCTCCGCTTCGTGCTGCCGCTGTTCCCCCAAGCGGCCGTTGCCATCTCGCCGATCATGCTCGTCCTGGCCGTCATCGGCATTCTCTACGGCGCTGTCCTCGCCTTTGCGCAGAGCGACCTCAAGCGGCTCGTGGCCTACACCAGCGTCAGCCACATGGGCTTCGTGCTCCTGGGCATCTTCGCCGGGACCATGACCGCCCTGCAGGGCGTTGTCATGCAGATGCTCGCCCACGGCGTGAGCACGGGCGCCCTGTTCATCATCGTCGGCCTGATCCAGGAGCGCCTGCACACGCGCGACATGGATCGCATGGGCGGCCTCTGGACTCTGGCGCCGAGGCTGGGCGGCATGGCGCTCGTCTTCGGCCTGGCGTCGCTCGGCCTGCCCGGGTTCGGCAACTTCGTGGCCGAGTTCATGGTGCTGCTCGGGACGTTCCGGGCGGACCGCGTTGCAACCGCTCTTGCCGCAGCCGGCCTGGTGCTCTCCGCTGTCTATGCGCTCTGGATGATCCAGCAAACGTTCCAGGGGGAGAGGCGGGGAACAGATGCCGTACCCGACCTTTCCGTGCGTGAGACAGCGGTCCTCGGCGTCATGGTCATCGCCATATTCTGGCTCGGGCTTTCCCCCGGTCCTGTTCTCAAAACCGCGGGACCGGCCCTTCGCCCGGCTCAATACCTTCCTGCTCCCGGGCAGCCGATCGATGCGAGGCAGGACCTGCGGCAGGAGCGTCCCGATGGACCGCAACCGGCCGGAGAGAGAACGGGACGTATTCTATGA
- a CDS encoding NADH-quinone oxidoreductase subunit N, whose translation MNSQDIKALMPLLIVLATVVIVMLGIAFRRSHRLAAALTLGGLALAAASLPLVAVMAPQQVGDLIIVDRFALFLLGLILCSGLAIAALSYSYLEMQSGPHEEYYLLLLTAVMGSAVLAVSTHFASFFLGIEILSVSLYALAAYQRHNERGVEAGVKYLILAAVSSAFILFGMALVYAAVGIMEFSQIAYRASEPGAHGLVVTSGIVLILAGLGFKLAAVPFHLWTPDVYEGAPAPVTAFIATISKGAVFALVLRFFSHTGFRPGSALFTVVTIIAISSMFAGNLLALLQRNVKRLLAYSSISHMGYLLVTLLAAGPLGTGAASFYLAAYFVTTLGAFGVVTILSTRDRDADRLEDYQGLAWRRPWLAGVFTLMLFSLAGIPLTAGFIGKFYVAAAGVGSGLWLLVVALVINSALGLFYYLRVIVALYSQADASQPSGEPASRLGNAVLAVLAVLLVWLGVYPGPLLAIIQRVIGRT comes from the coding sequence ATGAACAGCCAGGACATCAAAGCGCTCATGCCGCTCCTCATCGTGCTGGCCACGGTTGTCATCGTGATGCTCGGCATCGCGTTCCGCCGCAGCCATCGGCTTGCCGCCGCCCTGACGCTCGGCGGGCTGGCCCTTGCCGCTGCGTCCCTCCCGCTCGTTGCGGTGATGGCGCCCCAACAGGTGGGCGACCTCATCATCGTGGACCGCTTTGCGCTCTTCCTCCTCGGTCTCATCTTGTGCTCCGGACTCGCAATCGCGGCCCTTTCCTATTCCTACCTGGAAATGCAGAGCGGGCCGCACGAGGAGTATTACCTGCTCCTCTTGACCGCCGTCATGGGGAGCGCGGTGCTGGCCGTGAGCACCCACTTCGCGTCCTTCTTCCTCGGGATCGAGATCCTGAGCGTCTCCCTCTATGCCCTCGCAGCCTACCAGCGCCACAACGAACGCGGCGTCGAAGCGGGCGTCAAGTACCTGATCCTCGCGGCCGTGTCTTCCGCGTTCATCCTTTTCGGCATGGCGCTCGTCTACGCGGCGGTCGGGATCATGGAGTTCTCGCAGATCGCGTACCGGGCATCAGAGCCCGGCGCGCACGGCCTGGTGGTGACGTCGGGCATCGTTCTGATCCTGGCCGGCCTTGGCTTCAAGCTCGCCGCTGTCCCCTTCCATCTCTGGACGCCCGATGTGTACGAGGGCGCTCCGGCGCCGGTGACCGCCTTCATTGCCACGATCTCGAAGGGGGCCGTGTTCGCGCTGGTGCTCCGGTTTTTCAGCCATACTGGGTTCCGTCCCGGCAGCGCCCTGTTCACGGTGGTCACGATCATTGCAATCTCCTCCATGTTCGCCGGGAACCTCCTTGCCCTGCTCCAGCGGAATGTGAAGCGTCTCCTGGCGTACTCCTCCATATCCCACATGGGGTATCTCCTCGTCACGCTGCTGGCCGCGGGCCCGCTCGGGACCGGGGCCGCGTCCTTCTACCTTGCCGCCTATTTCGTCACGACTCTCGGCGCCTTTGGCGTTGTCACGATCCTTTCCACACGGGACAGGGACGCCGACCGTCTGGAAGACTATCAGGGCCTCGCGTGGCGCAGGCCGTGGCTTGCAGGCGTCTTCACGTTGATGCTCTTCTCGCTGGCCGGCATCCCTCTGACAGCCGGGTTCATCGGAAAATTTTACGTGGCCGCCGCGGGTGTGGGCTCCGGCCTCTGGCTTCTCGTTGTCGCTCTCGTGATCAACAGCGCGCTCGGCCTCTTTTATTACCTGAGGGTCATTGTAGCGCTCTATTCCCAGGCAGACGCTTCGCAGCCATCGGGGGAGCCGGCCTCCCGGCTGGGCAATGCGGTGCTTGCCGTTCTTGCCGTACTGCTCGTCTGGCTGGGCGTGTATCCTGGGCCGCTGCTCGCGATCATTCAACGGGTCATCGGAAGAACGTAG
- a CDS encoding transketolase codes for MNNLEEIARLIRYYSLVMSTEAGSGHPTSSLSAADLMTGLLFGGTFRYDLDDPHNPNNDRLIFSKGHASPLFYSLWAAAGAVTEEELMTFRKFGSPLEGHPTPAFRYTEAATGSLGQGLSIGVGMALNAKYLDRLPYRTYVLLGDSEMAEGSQWEAMEIAAYYKLDNLVGILDVNRLGQRGETMYGHDLSVYRNRATSFGWEPIVIDGHHLPQILTAYRQALQARDRPAMIIARTIKGKGVPFIEDKNGWHGKPLKKDELVRALEALGPVDRTIRGRIEKPEDLRPQTEEPREARALAYDPAVPIATRRAYGNALERIAPLHPAMVVLDGEVSNSTYADIFQKTNPQRFFEMFIAEQNMVGTGLGLSLRGKIPFVSSFAAFLTRACDQIRMCQYSHANIKFCGSHAGVSIGEDGSSQMGLEDIALFRTLRDSVVFYPSDAVSTEKLVEIMAGHRGIVYLRTTRMETPILYRNDEAFRIGGSKVLKSSGSDKAAIVAAGITVHEALAAYEELKAKGVMVRVIDLYCIKPLDLATLTQAAEETGALVTVEDHYPEGGIGEAVAAALAGHPAPVHSLAVRALPKSGKPAELLEFEGISRAGIVRAVKEIVKRGKKR; via the coding sequence ATGAATAATCTTGAAGAAATAGCAAGACTCATCCGTTATTACAGCCTGGTCATGTCCACGGAGGCCGGTTCCGGCCATCCCACTTCCTCCCTGTCCGCCGCGGACCTCATGACCGGCCTCCTGTTCGGCGGGACGTTCCGATACGACCTCGACGATCCCCATAACCCGAACAACGACCGCCTGATCTTTTCGAAAGGCCACGCGTCGCCGCTGTTCTACTCGCTCTGGGCCGCGGCCGGAGCAGTCACCGAAGAGGAGCTCATGACCTTCAGGAAGTTTGGCAGCCCCCTCGAAGGCCACCCCACGCCGGCCTTCCGGTATACCGAGGCGGCGACGGGGTCGCTCGGGCAGGGTCTCTCCATCGGCGTGGGCATGGCGTTGAACGCGAAATACCTTGACCGGCTCCCGTACCGGACCTATGTCCTGCTGGGAGACAGCGAGATGGCTGAAGGTTCGCAATGGGAGGCCATGGAGATCGCCGCCTATTACAAGCTGGACAATCTCGTCGGGATCCTGGACGTGAACCGGCTCGGCCAGCGCGGCGAGACCATGTACGGCCACGATCTCTCCGTGTACCGGAACCGCGCAACATCCTTCGGCTGGGAGCCGATCGTGATCGACGGGCACCATCTTCCCCAGATCCTGACGGCGTACCGGCAGGCGCTGCAGGCCAGGGACAGGCCGGCCATGATCATCGCGAGAACGATCAAGGGCAAGGGAGTGCCGTTCATCGAGGACAAGAACGGCTGGCACGGGAAGCCGCTCAAAAAAGATGAACTCGTCCGGGCCCTGGAAGCCCTCGGACCCGTGGACAGAACGATACGCGGCCGGATCGAGAAACCCGAAGACCTGCGGCCGCAGACGGAGGAGCCGCGGGAAGCACGGGCACTGGCCTACGATCCCGCCGTCCCAATCGCGACCCGACGCGCCTACGGGAACGCGCTCGAACGGATCGCCCCGCTCCACCCGGCCATGGTGGTCCTTGACGGGGAGGTCAGCAATTCGACCTATGCCGATATCTTCCAGAAAACGAACCCGCAGCGCTTCTTCGAGATGTTCATTGCCGAGCAGAACATGGTCGGGACCGGCCTCGGACTCTCCCTCCGCGGGAAGATCCCCTTCGTATCATCCTTTGCTGCCTTCCTTACCCGGGCCTGCGACCAGATCCGCATGTGCCAGTACTCGCACGCCAACATCAAGTTCTGCGGCTCCCACGCAGGCGTGTCGATCGGCGAGGACGGGTCATCGCAGATGGGGCTGGAGGACATCGCGCTCTTCCGGACGCTGAGGGACAGCGTGGTCTTCTATCCCTCCGATGCGGTATCGACGGAAAAGCTGGTCGAGATCATGGCCGGCCACCGGGGGATCGTCTACCTCAGGACGACGAGAATGGAGACCCCCATCCTGTACCGGAACGATGAGGCGTTCCGGATCGGAGGCAGCAAGGTGCTGAAGTCAAGCGGGTCGGACAAAGCGGCGATCGTCGCCGCGGGGATCACCGTGCATGAGGCGCTCGCGGCCTATGAGGAACTGAAGGCAAAGGGGGTCATGGTCCGCGTGATCGACCTGTACTGCATCAAGCCGCTCGACCTGGCGACGCTCACACAGGCGGCGGAAGAAACCGGGGCGCTCGTCACCGTCGAAGACCATTATCCGGAGGGCGGGATCGGTGAGGCGGTGGCAGCGGCCCTTGCCGGGCATCCTGCTCCCGTGCACTCGCTCGCGGTGCGGGCCCTGCCGAAGAGCGGCAAGCCGGCCGAACTCCTGGAGTTTGAGGGGATCTCCCGTGCGGGCATTGTCCGGGCAGTGAAGGAAATCGTGAAGCGCGGGAAGAAACGATAA